From one Humulus lupulus chromosome 8, drHumLupu1.1, whole genome shotgun sequence genomic stretch:
- the LOC133798128 gene encoding WRKY DNA-binding transcription factor 70 isoform X2, whose product MGTCIWPQNLSKRLVEELIQGREMATQLQLMLHKPPFGEHGGGSVKSSSAEELASKIYNSFTQTLSVVAGYNNINNIIINSNSSDQTSQVNPDQASHCDEPSSDDSGESKKRSSSAIKDRRGCYKRRKNSQSWTTTVSTLEDGQAWRKYGQKDILNAEYPRAYFRCTRKYDQGCRATRQVQQIQDNPKLYQTTYIGEHTCKNILKEPQMIKDSEYTWDSAPNNLNVVTTTTSHHYNNASKSIVKESDDAAQDVKPIREPSTTTTDSCLSDKLSLDDHNEIINLWPSELKDLELSDPSMGFLCPRLGGSGSHDHDNHVSIMFSFGDRTTCSTSATSQSFDMDEFVDTSIDFRSCDFEFDENEFHLGI is encoded by the exons ATGGGTACTTGTATTTGGCCTCAAAATTTGTCTAAGAGATTGGTTGAGGAGCTGATTCAAGGCAGGGAGATGGCGACCCAGCTTCAGCTTATGCTTCATAAGCCTCCTTTTGGAGAACATGGTGGTGGGTCGGTCAAATCATCATCAGCTGAAGAGCTTGCTTCAAAGATTTATAACTCTTTTACACAAACTCTTTCTGTGGTGGCTGGCTATAAcaacattaataatattattattaatagcaACTCTTCAGATCAGACTTCTCAGGTCAACCCTGACCAGGCTTCACATTGTGATGAGCCGAGTTCTGATGATTCCGGTGAGAGTAAAAAGAGATCATCTTCGGCTATCAAAGATCGGAGAGGATGTTATAAGAGAag AAAGAACTCTCAATCATGGACCACCACTGTATCCACACTAGAAGATGGTCAGGCTTGGAGAAAGTATGGCCAAAAGGACATCCTTAATGCTGAATACCCAAG GGCTTACTTTAGGTGCACACGCAAGTATGATCAAGGTTGCCGAGCCACAAGACAAGTCCAACAGATACAAGACAATCCTAAACTGTACCAAACCACATACATCGGTGAGCACACATGTAAAAACATTCTTAAAGAACCCCAAATGATCAAAGATTCGGAGTATACTTGGGATTCTGCACCTAATAATCTCAATGTGgtcactactactacttctcatCACTACAATAATGCCTCAAAATCCATTGTTAAAGAATCTGATGATGCTGCTCAGGATGTCAAGCCAATTAGGGAACCTAGTACTACTACCACCGACTCATGTTTATCAGACAAACTTTCCTTGGATGATCATAATGAGATTATTAATCTGTGGCCCTCGGAGCTTAAGGATCTTGAGTTGTCAGATCCTTCAATGGGTTTCTTGTGTCCGAGGCTAGGCGGGTCTGGTAGtcatgatcatgataatcatgtttctataaTGTTCTCATTTGGGGACCGTACAACTTGTAGTACTAGTGCTACTTCTCAGAGTTTTGACATGGATGAGTTTGTAGACACGTCCATAGATTTTCGCAGCTGTGATTTTGAGTTTGATGAGAATGAGTTTCACCTAGGAATCTAG
- the LOC133798128 gene encoding WRKY DNA-binding transcription factor 70 isoform X1, giving the protein MGTCIWPQNLSKRLVEELIQGREMATQLQLMLHKPPFGEHGGGSVKSSSAEELASKIYNSFTQTLSVVAGYNNINNIIINSNSSDQTSQVNPDQASHCDEPSSDDSGESKKRSSSAIKDRRGCYKRSRKNSQSWTTTVSTLEDGQAWRKYGQKDILNAEYPRAYFRCTRKYDQGCRATRQVQQIQDNPKLYQTTYIGEHTCKNILKEPQMIKDSEYTWDSAPNNLNVVTTTTSHHYNNASKSIVKESDDAAQDVKPIREPSTTTTDSCLSDKLSLDDHNEIINLWPSELKDLELSDPSMGFLCPRLGGSGSHDHDNHVSIMFSFGDRTTCSTSATSQSFDMDEFVDTSIDFRSCDFEFDENEFHLGI; this is encoded by the exons ATGGGTACTTGTATTTGGCCTCAAAATTTGTCTAAGAGATTGGTTGAGGAGCTGATTCAAGGCAGGGAGATGGCGACCCAGCTTCAGCTTATGCTTCATAAGCCTCCTTTTGGAGAACATGGTGGTGGGTCGGTCAAATCATCATCAGCTGAAGAGCTTGCTTCAAAGATTTATAACTCTTTTACACAAACTCTTTCTGTGGTGGCTGGCTATAAcaacattaataatattattattaatagcaACTCTTCAGATCAGACTTCTCAGGTCAACCCTGACCAGGCTTCACATTGTGATGAGCCGAGTTCTGATGATTCCGGTGAGAGTAAAAAGAGATCATCTTCGGCTATCAAAGATCGGAGAGGATGTTATAAGAGAag CAGAAAGAACTCTCAATCATGGACCACCACTGTATCCACACTAGAAGATGGTCAGGCTTGGAGAAAGTATGGCCAAAAGGACATCCTTAATGCTGAATACCCAAG GGCTTACTTTAGGTGCACACGCAAGTATGATCAAGGTTGCCGAGCCACAAGACAAGTCCAACAGATACAAGACAATCCTAAACTGTACCAAACCACATACATCGGTGAGCACACATGTAAAAACATTCTTAAAGAACCCCAAATGATCAAAGATTCGGAGTATACTTGGGATTCTGCACCTAATAATCTCAATGTGgtcactactactacttctcatCACTACAATAATGCCTCAAAATCCATTGTTAAAGAATCTGATGATGCTGCTCAGGATGTCAAGCCAATTAGGGAACCTAGTACTACTACCACCGACTCATGTTTATCAGACAAACTTTCCTTGGATGATCATAATGAGATTATTAATCTGTGGCCCTCGGAGCTTAAGGATCTTGAGTTGTCAGATCCTTCAATGGGTTTCTTGTGTCCGAGGCTAGGCGGGTCTGGTAGtcatgatcatgataatcatgtttctataaTGTTCTCATTTGGGGACCGTACAACTTGTAGTACTAGTGCTACTTCTCAGAGTTTTGACATGGATGAGTTTGTAGACACGTCCATAGATTTTCGCAGCTGTGATTTTGAGTTTGATGAGAATGAGTTTCACCTAGGAATCTAG